The Balaenoptera acutorostrata chromosome 10, mBalAcu1.1, whole genome shotgun sequence genome has a window encoding:
- the SHISA5 gene encoding protein shisa-5 isoform X3: MGFGTTVAVGLTIFVLSVVTIIICFTCSCCYLYKMCRRPRPVVTTTTATTVVHTPYSQAPSVPPSYPGPTYQGYHSMPPQPGMPAAPYPTQYPPPYLAQPMGPPAYHETVAGGAAMPYPASQPPYNPAYMDPPKAAP; the protein is encoded by the exons ATGGG GTTTGGAACGACTGTGGCCGTCGGACTGACCATCTTCGTGCTCTCCgttgtcaccatcatcatctgcTTCACCTGCTCCTGCTGCTATTTGTACAAGATGTGCCGCCGACCACGTC CGGTCGTGACTACCACCACGGCCACCACAGTAGTGCACACCCCTTACTCGCAAGCTCCAAGTGTGCCACCCAGCTACCCCGGACCAACATACCAGGGCTACCACTCCATGCCCCCCCAGCCAGGGATGCCAGCAGCGCCCTACCCCACGCAGTACCCACCACCCTACCTGGCCCAGCCCATGGGCCCCCCTGCCTACCATGAGACAGTGGCTG GAGGTGCAGCCATGCCCTATCCTGCCAGCCAGCCTCCTTACAATCCAGCCTACATGGACCCCCCGAAGGCAGCCCCCTGA
- the TREX1 gene encoding three-prime repair exonuclease 1 has product MGSQALPPGPVQTLIFLDLEATGLPFSQPKVTELCLLAIHRWALERLPTPQGPPSTVPPPPRVLDKLSLCVAPGKACSPAASEITGLSTAVLAAHGRQCFDANLANMLRAFLQRQPQPWCLVAHNGDRYDFPLLQAELAVLGLASALDGAFCVDSIAALKALEQAGSPSEHGPRKSYSLGSIYMRLYGQAPPDSHTAEGDVLALLSICQWRPQALLRWVDAHARPFSTVKPMYMVTASTGTSPRPSAATATVPLASARDTSPNRGGNRNPKPLSPVKSPGAPPREGLLAPLGLLAFLTLAVATLYRLSLAIPGQ; this is encoded by the coding sequence ATGGGCTCGCAGGCCTTGCCCCCGGGTCCTGTGCAGACCCTCATCTTCTTGGACCTGGAGGCCACTGGCCTGCCCTTCTcccagcccaaggtcacagagctatgCCTGCTGGCCATCCACAGATGGGCCCTGGAGAGACTTCCCACCCCTCAGGGGCCTCCTTCAACAGTGCCCCCACCACCCCGGGTGCTGGACAAGCTCTCCCTGTGCGTGGCTCCGGGGAAGGCCTGTAGCCCTGCAGCCAGTGAGATCACAGGCCTGAGCACAGCTGTGCTGGCTGCACACGGGCGTCAATGCTTCGATGCCAACCTGGCCAACATGCTCCGAGCCTTCCTGCAGCGCCAGCCACAGCCCTGGTGCCTCGTGGCACACAACGGTGACCGCTACGACTTCCCCCTGCTCCAGGCAGAGCTGGCTGTGCTGGGCCTTGCCAGCGCTCTGGACGGCGCCTTCTGTGTGGATAGCATTGCTGCCCTGAAGGCCCTGGAGCAAGCTGGCAGCCCCTCAGAGCACGGCCCAAGGAAGAGCTACAGCCTGGGCAGCATCTACATGCGCCTGTACGGGCAGGCCCCACCAGACTCACACACAGCCGAGGGTGACGTCCTAGCCCTGCTCAGCATCTGTCAGTGGAGGCCACAGGCCCTGCTGCGGTGGGTAGATGCTCATGCCAGGCCCTTCAGCACCGTCAAGCCGATGTACATGGTCACAGCCTCAACTGGAACCAGCCCAAGGCCATCTGCTGCTACGGCCACTGTACCCCTGGCCAGCGCCAGGGACACCAGCCCCAACCGTGGTGGAAACAGGAACCCTAAGCCCCTTTCCCCAGTGAAGAGCCCTGGAGCCCCACCCAGGGAGGGACTGCTGGCCCCACTGGGCCTGCTGGCCTTCCTGACCTTGGCAGTAGCCACGCTGTATAGGCTGTCCTTGGCCATACCCGGGCAGTAG
- the ATRIP gene encoding ATR-interacting protein isoform X1 produces the protein MAGIPAPGSRRRSGPPAPSRGPPPSTQHPPSKRARGFLATAPPDPEDPFGAHGDFTADDLEELDTLASQALSQCPNAAPDVSNVRKVPRLDGMSKNPARKNRESVPVKDNFELELLQAQYKELKEKMKAMEEEALIKNGEIKILRDSLHQTESILEEQRRSHFLLEQEKTQALSDKEKEFSKKLQSLQSELQFKDAEMNELRTKLQSSERANKLAAPSISHVSPRKSPSVVIKPEACSPQLGKPSFPTKESFSANMSLPHPCQTDPGYKSLMGKEENKTHSLGDDPIKQEQSQKSPVDSWMQRSNTQGSILINLLLKQPLIPGSSLGLCHLLSSCSEAPTGTLFQLPGLGSTLTGISSLRTTGSCDGSFPLLALREAQNLALTGLNLVARNEGSCDRDPAEGGGRAFPLCQLPGAVHLLPLVQFFIGLHCQALQDLAATKRSGAPADSPTHPSCVSSGVEASPEDSLCNLEGFSVASLSVLQHLVCHSGAVICLLLSGAGADSAPREGDQSLVDGHGPGDVTSAPAGLAGDQGQHPLLKMLLQLLAFSSAATGHLKASVLSQCLKVLVKLAENASFDFLPRFQCVFRVLPQCLRPETPLPSVLLTIELLSLLVDHEKLAPQLCSHPEGCLLLLLYMYITSRPDKAASETQWLQLEQEAVWLLAKLAVQSPSSPVTGSSCQCNVEVVRALTVMLHRQWLTVRRAGGPPRTDQQKRTVRCLRDTVLLLHSLSQKDKLFTVHCVEVLHQYDQVMPGVSMLIRGLPDVTGCEEAALDDLCAAEADVDDPEMACG, from the exons ATGGCTGGAATCCCCGCGCCAGGCAGCAGGAGGCGGAGCGGGCCCCCGGCACCCAGTCGTGGCCCGCcgcccagcacccagcaccctCCGAGCAAGCGGGCCCGGGGCTTCCTCGCGACCGCCCCCCCAGACCCAGAAGACCCATTCGGCGCGCACGGGGATTTCACCGCCGACGACCTGGAGGAGCTCGACACCCTCGCGTCACAGGCCCTGAGCCAGTGCCCGAACGCGGCTCCGGACGTGTCCA ATGTTCGTAAGGTCCCCAGATTAGATGGGATGTCAAAAAATCCTgcaaggaaaaacagagaaagtgTTCCAGTTAAAGATAATTTCGAATTAGAGTTACTTCAGGCACAGTACAAAGAGCTTAAAGAAAAG ATGAAGGCAATGGAAGAAGAAGCGCTcattaaaaatggagaaattaaaattttacgaGACTCACTGCATCAGACAGAATCCATTCTAGAGGAACAGAGAAGATCACATTTCCTTCTTGAGCAAGAGAAAACTCAAGCACTCagtgacaaagaaaaagaattctccaAAAAG CTCCAGTCATTGCAGTCTGAACTCCAGTTTAAAGATGCAGAGATGAATGAATTGAGGACAAAGCTTCAAAGCAGTGAACGAGCTAATAAACTAGCTGCTCCCTCCATTTCCCATGTCAG TCCTAGGAAAAGCCCTTCTGTGGTTATAAAGCCAGAAGCATGTTCTCCACAACTTGGAAAACCATCTTTCCCTACAAAGGAGTCTTTTAGTGCTAACatgtcccttccccacccctgccagacCGATCCAGGATATAAGTCCCTGATGGGCAAAGAGG AGAATAAGACCCACAGTCTGGGAGATGACCCGATAAAGCAAGAACAGTCCCAGAAAAGTCCTGTTGACAGCTGGATGCAGAGATCAAACACTCAAG GCTCCATTTTGATAAACCTTCTCCTGAAGCAGCCTTTGATCCCAGGGTCATCCCTAGGTCTGTGCCACCTCCTGAGCAGTTGTTCTGAGGCTCCTACCGGCACCCTGTTCCAGCTACCTGGGCTTGGCAG TACCTTGACTGGGATTTCAAGCCTGAGGACCACAGGTTCTTGTGATGGGTCATTTCCCCTCTTGGCCCTGAGAGAAGCACAGAACCTGGCACTTACTGGACTGAATCTGGTGGCCAGGAATGAGGGCTCCTGTGACAGAGACCCAGCAGAGGGAGGCGGAAGGGCCTTCCCACTCTGCCAGCTTCCTGGAGCTGTGCACCTCCTCCCCCTGGTACAGTTCTTTATCGGCTTACACTGCCAGGCTCTGCAGGATTTGGCAGCAACCAAGAGAAGCGGAGCGCCTGCGGACTCACCAACACATCCCTCCTGCGTGAGCTCTGGGGTAGAGGCCAGCCCTGAGGACTCACTTTGCAACCTGGAAGGCTTCTCTGTGGCTTCACTAAGCGTTCTTCAGCACCTGGTGTGCCACAGCGGAGCAGTCATTTGCCTGTTACTATCAGGAGCAGGCGCGGATTCTGCTCCTAGGGAAGGAGACCAGAGCCTGGTTGACGGACATGGTCCTGGGGATGTGACCTCAGCCCCAGCGGGGCTTGCCGGTGACCAAGGCCAGCATCCACTATTGAAGATGCTTCTTCAACTTTTGGCTTTCTCTTCTGCAGCAACAGGTCACCTTAAAGCCAGTGTCCTCAGCCAGTGCCTTAAGGTTTTGGTGAAATTAGCTGAAAATGCTTCCTTTGATTTCCTGCCCAG GTTCCAGTGCGTGTTCCGGGTGCTGCCACAGTGCCTGCGCCCAGAGACACCCCTGCCTAGTGTGCTGCTGACTATTGAGCTCCTGTCCCTCCTGGTGGACCATGAGAAGCTTGCACCTCAGCTCTGCTCCCACCCGG AAGGctgcctcctgctgctgctgtacATGTACATCACATCGAGGCCTGACAAAGCCGCCTCAGAGACGCAGTGGCTTCAGCTGGAACAAGAG GCTGTGTGGCTCCTGGCTAAGCTTGCTGTGCagagcccctcctccccagtcaCTGGTTCCAGCTGCCAGTGCAACGTGGAG GTGGTCAGAGCACTCACGGTGATGCTGCACAGACAGTGGCTGACAGTGCGGAGGGCAGGGGGGCCCCCGAGGACTGACCAGCAGAAGCGGACGGTGCGGTGTCTGCGGGATACAGTGCTGCTGCTGCATAGTCTGTCCCAAAAGGACAAGCTTTTCACTGTGCACTGCGTGGAGGTCCTGCATCAGTACGACCAGGTGATGCCAGGGGTCAGCATGCTGATTCGAGGGCTTCCTGACGTGACAGGCTGTGAAG AGGCAGCCCTGGATGATCTCTGTGCCGCGGAGGCCGATGTGGACGACCCCGAGATGGCCTGTGGCTGA
- the ATRIP gene encoding ATR-interacting protein isoform X2, whose protein sequence is MAGIPAPGSRRRSGPPAPSRGPPPSTQHPPSKRARGFLATAPPDPEDPFGAHGDFTADDLEELDTLASQALSQCPNAAPDVSNVRKVPRLDGMSKNPARKNRESVPVKDNFELELLQAQYKELKEKMKAMEEEALIKNGEIKILRDSLHQTESILEEQRRSHFLLEQEKTQALSDKEKEFSKKLQSLQSELQFKDAEMNELRTKLQSSERANKLAAPSISHVSPRKSPSVVIKPEACSPQLGKPSFPTKESFSANMSLPHPCQTDPGYKSLMGKEENKTHSLGDDPIKQEQSQKSPVDSWMQRSNTQGSILINLLLKQPLIPGSSLGLCHLLSSCSEAPTGTLFQLPGLGSTLTGISSLRTTGSCDGSFPLLALREAQNLALTGLNLVARNEGSCDRDPAEGGGRAFPLCQLPGAVHLLPLVQFFIGLHCQALQDLAATKRSGAPADSPTHPSCVSSGVEASPEDSLCNLEGFSVASLSVLQHLVCHSGAVICLLLSGAGADSAPREGDQSLVDGHGPGDVTSAPAGLAGDQGQHPLLKMLLQLLAFSSAATGHLKASVLSQCLKVLVKLAENASFDFLPRFQCVFRVLPQCLRPETPLPSVLLTIELLSLLVDHEKLAPQLCSHPGCLLLLLYMYITSRPDKAASETQWLQLEQEAVWLLAKLAVQSPSSPVTGSSCQCNVEVVRALTVMLHRQWLTVRRAGGPPRTDQQKRTVRCLRDTVLLLHSLSQKDKLFTVHCVEVLHQYDQVMPGVSMLIRGLPDVTGCEEAALDDLCAAEADVDDPEMACG, encoded by the exons ATGGCTGGAATCCCCGCGCCAGGCAGCAGGAGGCGGAGCGGGCCCCCGGCACCCAGTCGTGGCCCGCcgcccagcacccagcaccctCCGAGCAAGCGGGCCCGGGGCTTCCTCGCGACCGCCCCCCCAGACCCAGAAGACCCATTCGGCGCGCACGGGGATTTCACCGCCGACGACCTGGAGGAGCTCGACACCCTCGCGTCACAGGCCCTGAGCCAGTGCCCGAACGCGGCTCCGGACGTGTCCA ATGTTCGTAAGGTCCCCAGATTAGATGGGATGTCAAAAAATCCTgcaaggaaaaacagagaaagtgTTCCAGTTAAAGATAATTTCGAATTAGAGTTACTTCAGGCACAGTACAAAGAGCTTAAAGAAAAG ATGAAGGCAATGGAAGAAGAAGCGCTcattaaaaatggagaaattaaaattttacgaGACTCACTGCATCAGACAGAATCCATTCTAGAGGAACAGAGAAGATCACATTTCCTTCTTGAGCAAGAGAAAACTCAAGCACTCagtgacaaagaaaaagaattctccaAAAAG CTCCAGTCATTGCAGTCTGAACTCCAGTTTAAAGATGCAGAGATGAATGAATTGAGGACAAAGCTTCAAAGCAGTGAACGAGCTAATAAACTAGCTGCTCCCTCCATTTCCCATGTCAG TCCTAGGAAAAGCCCTTCTGTGGTTATAAAGCCAGAAGCATGTTCTCCACAACTTGGAAAACCATCTTTCCCTACAAAGGAGTCTTTTAGTGCTAACatgtcccttccccacccctgccagacCGATCCAGGATATAAGTCCCTGATGGGCAAAGAGG AGAATAAGACCCACAGTCTGGGAGATGACCCGATAAAGCAAGAACAGTCCCAGAAAAGTCCTGTTGACAGCTGGATGCAGAGATCAAACACTCAAG GCTCCATTTTGATAAACCTTCTCCTGAAGCAGCCTTTGATCCCAGGGTCATCCCTAGGTCTGTGCCACCTCCTGAGCAGTTGTTCTGAGGCTCCTACCGGCACCCTGTTCCAGCTACCTGGGCTTGGCAG TACCTTGACTGGGATTTCAAGCCTGAGGACCACAGGTTCTTGTGATGGGTCATTTCCCCTCTTGGCCCTGAGAGAAGCACAGAACCTGGCACTTACTGGACTGAATCTGGTGGCCAGGAATGAGGGCTCCTGTGACAGAGACCCAGCAGAGGGAGGCGGAAGGGCCTTCCCACTCTGCCAGCTTCCTGGAGCTGTGCACCTCCTCCCCCTGGTACAGTTCTTTATCGGCTTACACTGCCAGGCTCTGCAGGATTTGGCAGCAACCAAGAGAAGCGGAGCGCCTGCGGACTCACCAACACATCCCTCCTGCGTGAGCTCTGGGGTAGAGGCCAGCCCTGAGGACTCACTTTGCAACCTGGAAGGCTTCTCTGTGGCTTCACTAAGCGTTCTTCAGCACCTGGTGTGCCACAGCGGAGCAGTCATTTGCCTGTTACTATCAGGAGCAGGCGCGGATTCTGCTCCTAGGGAAGGAGACCAGAGCCTGGTTGACGGACATGGTCCTGGGGATGTGACCTCAGCCCCAGCGGGGCTTGCCGGTGACCAAGGCCAGCATCCACTATTGAAGATGCTTCTTCAACTTTTGGCTTTCTCTTCTGCAGCAACAGGTCACCTTAAAGCCAGTGTCCTCAGCCAGTGCCTTAAGGTTTTGGTGAAATTAGCTGAAAATGCTTCCTTTGATTTCCTGCCCAG GTTCCAGTGCGTGTTCCGGGTGCTGCCACAGTGCCTGCGCCCAGAGACACCCCTGCCTAGTGTGCTGCTGACTATTGAGCTCCTGTCCCTCCTGGTGGACCATGAGAAGCTTGCACCTCAGCTCTGCTCCCACCCGG GctgcctcctgctgctgctgtacATGTACATCACATCGAGGCCTGACAAAGCCGCCTCAGAGACGCAGTGGCTTCAGCTGGAACAAGAG GCTGTGTGGCTCCTGGCTAAGCTTGCTGTGCagagcccctcctccccagtcaCTGGTTCCAGCTGCCAGTGCAACGTGGAG GTGGTCAGAGCACTCACGGTGATGCTGCACAGACAGTGGCTGACAGTGCGGAGGGCAGGGGGGCCCCCGAGGACTGACCAGCAGAAGCGGACGGTGCGGTGTCTGCGGGATACAGTGCTGCTGCTGCATAGTCTGTCCCAAAAGGACAAGCTTTTCACTGTGCACTGCGTGGAGGTCCTGCATCAGTACGACCAGGTGATGCCAGGGGTCAGCATGCTGATTCGAGGGCTTCCTGACGTGACAGGCTGTGAAG AGGCAGCCCTGGATGATCTCTGTGCCGCGGAGGCCGATGTGGACGACCCCGAGATGGCCTGTGGCTGA
- the CCDC51 gene encoding mitochondrial potassium channel isoform X1: MCLMEKKKADLPMTGCSPVLAMRHVVGVSPVLVRRGLLGRDLIMTRTLCSPGPSQPSEKRPEEVALGLYHRLTALGGALGHSIQQRASSMAKTWWDRYEEFVGLSEVREAQGNVTEAEKVFMVARGLVREAREDLEGQQAKLKEVRDRLDRISRDDNQYLELATLEHRMLQEEKRLRMTYLRAEDSEREKFSLFSAAVRESHEKERTRAERTKNWSLIGSVLGALIGVAGSTYVNRVRLQELKVLLLEAQKGPVSLQEAIREQASSYSLQQRDLHDLMADLRGLVQAGPGQSSLSQAGTSPTRDRDTDVLSAALKEQLSHSRQVHSCLEGLRDQLDGLEETLSQVAGVLQLAKAAAHPGLVEPADGALSGTLLEQGSMILGLSDMEQRLEAQVNRNTIYGTLVTCVTFVAILPVLYMLFRTS; this comes from the exons ATGTGTctgatggagaaaaagaaagcag ATCTCCCGATGACAGGGTGCAGCCCTGTGTTGGCCATGCGGCACGTCGTGGGTGTGTCTCCCGTACTGGTGCGGAGAGGCCTCCTTGGAAGGGACCTCATTATGACCAGGACTCTctgcagcccaggccccagccagCCCAGCGAGAAAAGACCTGAGGAGGTGGCCCTCGGGCTGTACCACCGCCTCACAGCGCTGGGAGGAGCCCTGGGGCACAGCATTCAGCAACGAGCGTCCTCCATGGCCAAGACTTGGTGGGACAGATATGAAGAGTTTGTTGGACTCAGTGAGGTTCGAGAGGCCCAGGGAAACGTGACTGAG GCAGAGAAAGTGTTCATGGTGGCTCGAGGGCTTGTCCGGGAGGCTCGGGAGGACTTGGAAGGTCAGCAGGCCAagctgaaggaggtgagggaccGCTTGGACCGCATCTCCAGAGACGATAACCAGTACCTGGAACTGGCTACTCTGGAGCACAGGATGTTGCAG GAGGAGAAGAGGCTTCGTATGACCTATCTGCGTGCCGAAGACTCCGAGCGAGAGAAGTTCTCCCTCTTCTCTGCAGCTGTGCGGGAAAGTCATGAGAAGGAGCGCACTCGGGCTGAGAGGACCAAGAACTGGTCCCTCATTGGGTCAGTCCTGGGGGCCTTGATTGGTGTGGCTGGCTCCACCTACGTGAACCGTGTGCGGCTACAGGAGCTGAAGGTCTTGCTTCTGGAGGCTCAGAAGGGGCCTGTGAGCCTCCAGGAAGCCATCCGAGAACAGGCGTCCAGCTACTCCCTCCAGCAGAGGGACCTCCATGACCTCATGGCAGACCTGAGGGGCCTGGTGCAAGCTGGGCCTGGGCAGAGCTCTTTGTCCCAGGCAGGTACTTCCCCCACCcgagacagagacacagatgtcCTTTCAGCTGCCTTGAAAGAGCAGCTCAGCCATTCCAGGCAGGTCCATTCATGTCTAGAGGGTTTACGAGACCAGCTTGATGGCCTGGAAGAGACTTTGAGCCAAGTGGCTGGGGTGCTTCAGCTTGCAAAGGCTGCAGCGCACCCAGGCCTGGTGGAGCCGGCAGATGGGGCCCTGTCTGGGACCTTGCTGGAACAGGGGAGCATGATCTTGGGGCTGTCGGACATGGAGCAGAGGCTAGAAGCCCAGGTCAACAGGAACACCATCTATGGCACACTGGTCACCTGCGTGACATTTGTGGCCATCCTGCCTGTGCTGTATATGCTGTTCAGGACCAGCTAG
- the CCDC51 gene encoding mitochondrial potassium channel isoform X3, producing the protein MCLMEKKKADLPMTGCSPVLAMRHVVGVSPVLVRRGLLGRDLIMTRTLCSPGPSQPSEKRPEEVALGLYHRLTALGGALGHSIQQRASSMAKTWWDRYEEFVGLSEVREAQGNVTEAEKVFMVARGLVREAREDLEGQQAKLKEEEKRLRMTYLRAEDSEREKFSLFSAAVRESHEKERTRAERTKNWSLIGSVLGALIGVAGSTYVNRVRLQELKVLLLEAQKGPVSLQEAIREQASSYSLQQRDLHDLMADLRGLVQAGPGQSSLSQAGTSPTRDRDTDVLSAALKEQLSHSRQVHSCLEGLRDQLDGLEETLSQVAGVLQLAKAAAHPGLVEPADGALSGTLLEQGSMILGLSDMEQRLEAQVNRNTIYGTLVTCVTFVAILPVLYMLFRTS; encoded by the exons ATGTGTctgatggagaaaaagaaagcag ATCTCCCGATGACAGGGTGCAGCCCTGTGTTGGCCATGCGGCACGTCGTGGGTGTGTCTCCCGTACTGGTGCGGAGAGGCCTCCTTGGAAGGGACCTCATTATGACCAGGACTCTctgcagcccaggccccagccagCCCAGCGAGAAAAGACCTGAGGAGGTGGCCCTCGGGCTGTACCACCGCCTCACAGCGCTGGGAGGAGCCCTGGGGCACAGCATTCAGCAACGAGCGTCCTCCATGGCCAAGACTTGGTGGGACAGATATGAAGAGTTTGTTGGACTCAGTGAGGTTCGAGAGGCCCAGGGAAACGTGACTGAG GCAGAGAAAGTGTTCATGGTGGCTCGAGGGCTTGTCCGGGAGGCTCGGGAGGACTTGGAAGGTCAGCAGGCCAagctgaaggag GAGGAGAAGAGGCTTCGTATGACCTATCTGCGTGCCGAAGACTCCGAGCGAGAGAAGTTCTCCCTCTTCTCTGCAGCTGTGCGGGAAAGTCATGAGAAGGAGCGCACTCGGGCTGAGAGGACCAAGAACTGGTCCCTCATTGGGTCAGTCCTGGGGGCCTTGATTGGTGTGGCTGGCTCCACCTACGTGAACCGTGTGCGGCTACAGGAGCTGAAGGTCTTGCTTCTGGAGGCTCAGAAGGGGCCTGTGAGCCTCCAGGAAGCCATCCGAGAACAGGCGTCCAGCTACTCCCTCCAGCAGAGGGACCTCCATGACCTCATGGCAGACCTGAGGGGCCTGGTGCAAGCTGGGCCTGGGCAGAGCTCTTTGTCCCAGGCAGGTACTTCCCCCACCcgagacagagacacagatgtcCTTTCAGCTGCCTTGAAAGAGCAGCTCAGCCATTCCAGGCAGGTCCATTCATGTCTAGAGGGTTTACGAGACCAGCTTGATGGCCTGGAAGAGACTTTGAGCCAAGTGGCTGGGGTGCTTCAGCTTGCAAAGGCTGCAGCGCACCCAGGCCTGGTGGAGCCGGCAGATGGGGCCCTGTCTGGGACCTTGCTGGAACAGGGGAGCATGATCTTGGGGCTGTCGGACATGGAGCAGAGGCTAGAAGCCCAGGTCAACAGGAACACCATCTATGGCACACTGGTCACCTGCGTGACATTTGTGGCCATCCTGCCTGTGCTGTATATGCTGTTCAGGACCAGCTAG
- the CCDC51 gene encoding mitochondrial potassium channel isoform X2, translated as MTGCSPVLAMRHVVGVSPVLVRRGLLGRDLIMTRTLCSPGPSQPSEKRPEEVALGLYHRLTALGGALGHSIQQRASSMAKTWWDRYEEFVGLSEVREAQGNVTEAEKVFMVARGLVREAREDLEGQQAKLKEVRDRLDRISRDDNQYLELATLEHRMLQEEKRLRMTYLRAEDSEREKFSLFSAAVRESHEKERTRAERTKNWSLIGSVLGALIGVAGSTYVNRVRLQELKVLLLEAQKGPVSLQEAIREQASSYSLQQRDLHDLMADLRGLVQAGPGQSSLSQAGTSPTRDRDTDVLSAALKEQLSHSRQVHSCLEGLRDQLDGLEETLSQVAGVLQLAKAAAHPGLVEPADGALSGTLLEQGSMILGLSDMEQRLEAQVNRNTIYGTLVTCVTFVAILPVLYMLFRTS; from the exons ATGACAGGGTGCAGCCCTGTGTTGGCCATGCGGCACGTCGTGGGTGTGTCTCCCGTACTGGTGCGGAGAGGCCTCCTTGGAAGGGACCTCATTATGACCAGGACTCTctgcagcccaggccccagccagCCCAGCGAGAAAAGACCTGAGGAGGTGGCCCTCGGGCTGTACCACCGCCTCACAGCGCTGGGAGGAGCCCTGGGGCACAGCATTCAGCAACGAGCGTCCTCCATGGCCAAGACTTGGTGGGACAGATATGAAGAGTTTGTTGGACTCAGTGAGGTTCGAGAGGCCCAGGGAAACGTGACTGAG GCAGAGAAAGTGTTCATGGTGGCTCGAGGGCTTGTCCGGGAGGCTCGGGAGGACTTGGAAGGTCAGCAGGCCAagctgaaggaggtgagggaccGCTTGGACCGCATCTCCAGAGACGATAACCAGTACCTGGAACTGGCTACTCTGGAGCACAGGATGTTGCAG GAGGAGAAGAGGCTTCGTATGACCTATCTGCGTGCCGAAGACTCCGAGCGAGAGAAGTTCTCCCTCTTCTCTGCAGCTGTGCGGGAAAGTCATGAGAAGGAGCGCACTCGGGCTGAGAGGACCAAGAACTGGTCCCTCATTGGGTCAGTCCTGGGGGCCTTGATTGGTGTGGCTGGCTCCACCTACGTGAACCGTGTGCGGCTACAGGAGCTGAAGGTCTTGCTTCTGGAGGCTCAGAAGGGGCCTGTGAGCCTCCAGGAAGCCATCCGAGAACAGGCGTCCAGCTACTCCCTCCAGCAGAGGGACCTCCATGACCTCATGGCAGACCTGAGGGGCCTGGTGCAAGCTGGGCCTGGGCAGAGCTCTTTGTCCCAGGCAGGTACTTCCCCCACCcgagacagagacacagatgtcCTTTCAGCTGCCTTGAAAGAGCAGCTCAGCCATTCCAGGCAGGTCCATTCATGTCTAGAGGGTTTACGAGACCAGCTTGATGGCCTGGAAGAGACTTTGAGCCAAGTGGCTGGGGTGCTTCAGCTTGCAAAGGCTGCAGCGCACCCAGGCCTGGTGGAGCCGGCAGATGGGGCCCTGTCTGGGACCTTGCTGGAACAGGGGAGCATGATCTTGGGGCTGTCGGACATGGAGCAGAGGCTAGAAGCCCAGGTCAACAGGAACACCATCTATGGCACACTGGTCACCTGCGTGACATTTGTGGCCATCCTGCCTGTGCTGTATATGCTGTTCAGGACCAGCTAG
- the CCDC51 gene encoding mitochondrial potassium channel isoform X4: MVARGLVREAREDLEGQQAKLKEVRDRLDRISRDDNQYLELATLEHRMLQEEKRLRMTYLRAEDSEREKFSLFSAAVRESHEKERTRAERTKNWSLIGSVLGALIGVAGSTYVNRVRLQELKVLLLEAQKGPVSLQEAIREQASSYSLQQRDLHDLMADLRGLVQAGPGQSSLSQAGTSPTRDRDTDVLSAALKEQLSHSRQVHSCLEGLRDQLDGLEETLSQVAGVLQLAKAAAHPGLVEPADGALSGTLLEQGSMILGLSDMEQRLEAQVNRNTIYGTLVTCVTFVAILPVLYMLFRTS, from the exons ATGGTGGCTCGAGGGCTTGTCCGGGAGGCTCGGGAGGACTTGGAAGGTCAGCAGGCCAagctgaaggaggtgagggaccGCTTGGACCGCATCTCCAGAGACGATAACCAGTACCTGGAACTGGCTACTCTGGAGCACAGGATGTTGCAG GAGGAGAAGAGGCTTCGTATGACCTATCTGCGTGCCGAAGACTCCGAGCGAGAGAAGTTCTCCCTCTTCTCTGCAGCTGTGCGGGAAAGTCATGAGAAGGAGCGCACTCGGGCTGAGAGGACCAAGAACTGGTCCCTCATTGGGTCAGTCCTGGGGGCCTTGATTGGTGTGGCTGGCTCCACCTACGTGAACCGTGTGCGGCTACAGGAGCTGAAGGTCTTGCTTCTGGAGGCTCAGAAGGGGCCTGTGAGCCTCCAGGAAGCCATCCGAGAACAGGCGTCCAGCTACTCCCTCCAGCAGAGGGACCTCCATGACCTCATGGCAGACCTGAGGGGCCTGGTGCAAGCTGGGCCTGGGCAGAGCTCTTTGTCCCAGGCAGGTACTTCCCCCACCcgagacagagacacagatgtcCTTTCAGCTGCCTTGAAAGAGCAGCTCAGCCATTCCAGGCAGGTCCATTCATGTCTAGAGGGTTTACGAGACCAGCTTGATGGCCTGGAAGAGACTTTGAGCCAAGTGGCTGGGGTGCTTCAGCTTGCAAAGGCTGCAGCGCACCCAGGCCTGGTGGAGCCGGCAGATGGGGCCCTGTCTGGGACCTTGCTGGAACAGGGGAGCATGATCTTGGGGCTGTCGGACATGGAGCAGAGGCTAGAAGCCCAGGTCAACAGGAACACCATCTATGGCACACTGGTCACCTGCGTGACATTTGTGGCCATCCTGCCTGTGCTGTATATGCTGTTCAGGACCAGCTAG